One genomic window of Candidatus Zixiibacteriota bacterium includes the following:
- a CDS encoding SpoIIE family protein phosphatase: MLKLVRKIGDRELSLELAAGRYIIGRSEECHLVIPDPSVSRQHAVIEILNGNSQFLLTDSNSHNGTFINSVKLTKPTAIKAGDRISFGAVDFTVQEAADVPHKTEDRGAGLSSGESNLQTSRVLPIDEALKPLPARIADAPEVMNTLIEMAKILVLPGPKEEILDHALELVARVFPAERYAILLKDGSDMGVCCASAMTVEGKNLCAFSLSKTLIHDIISNKNSVVVNDIQQAPRFAQQMSIVSLGMQSAAAVPLFDEGEILGVLYIDTRNPRHRYGEDTLRLLATFGNLIASRLLNYSLLEERQQRRLMEAELERASSIQSSLLPAKIPEIPGYDVCAYQKQSQLVGGDFYDVAALADGRTILMVGDVSGKGMGAALLMSDILGSFRVLYYDRQFELSRAVEIVSRELCKHSAEDHFATLFIGILDTERHTLEYINAGHNPPYFCRQNGERSPLHGTGIMMGAFDGVFWEQRTVALAPDDLLLIYTDGLTEAQRESEFYGEERLQKSLSNCHCLSAAEVIAAVRGNVEEFILDTPLTDDITLLVLRRRA, translated from the coding sequence GTGCTGAAACTGGTAAGAAAAATCGGCGATAGAGAGTTGTCACTGGAGTTAGCCGCAGGCCGTTACATCATAGGACGGAGCGAGGAGTGCCATCTGGTGATTCCGGACCCGTCGGTCTCAAGACAGCATGCCGTCATCGAGATTCTCAATGGCAACAGTCAATTCCTCCTGACTGATTCCAACAGCCACAACGGCACTTTTATCAACAGCGTAAAACTGACGAAGCCGACTGCGATAAAAGCGGGCGACCGCATCTCGTTTGGAGCGGTTGATTTCACAGTGCAGGAAGCGGCCGATGTACCACACAAAACTGAAGACCGGGGCGCCGGTTTATCATCGGGCGAATCAAATCTGCAGACGTCCCGTGTTCTTCCCATAGACGAAGCCCTCAAACCACTCCCGGCGCGGATTGCCGATGCCCCGGAAGTGATGAATACCCTCATCGAGATGGCGAAAATCCTGGTGCTTCCGGGTCCCAAAGAAGAGATTCTCGACCATGCTCTGGAACTGGTGGCGCGCGTTTTCCCAGCCGAGAGATACGCCATACTTCTTAAGGACGGCAGCGATATGGGGGTTTGCTGCGCCTCGGCGATGACGGTTGAAGGGAAAAATCTCTGCGCATTCAGTCTGTCGAAAACGCTTATCCATGACATTATTTCCAACAAGAATTCGGTAGTGGTCAACGATATTCAACAGGCGCCGCGCTTTGCCCAACAGATGTCGATAGTCAGCCTCGGTATGCAATCGGCGGCGGCGGTGCCGCTTTTCGACGAAGGGGAAATCCTGGGGGTTCTTTATATCGACACGCGGAACCCGCGTCATCGGTACGGCGAAGATACGCTGCGTCTTCTGGCAACTTTCGGTAATCTGATTGCCTCGCGCCTGCTGAACTATTCTCTCCTGGAGGAACGGCAGCAGCGTCGGTTGATGGAAGCGGAGCTGGAGCGGGCATCATCGATACAATCAAGTCTCCTTCCGGCTAAGATTCCCGAAATTCCCGGATATGATGTCTGCGCATATCAGAAACAGTCGCAGCTGGTCGGGGGCGATTTTTATGATGTCGCCGCGCTTGCCGACGGACGGACAATCCTGATGGTCGGCGATGTCAGCGGTAAGGGAATGGGAGCGGCGCTTCTGATGTCGGATATTCTTGGCTCCTTCCGGGTGCTGTATTACGACCGGCAGTTTGAACTGTCGCGGGCGGTGGAGATAGTCTCGCGGGAGTTGTGCAAGCATAGCGCCGAGGACCATTTTGCGACGCTGTTTATAGGCATCCTCGATACTGAGCGACATACCCTTGAATATATCAATGCCGGGCATAATCCTCCCTATTTCTGCCGTCAGAATGGCGAGCGCTCTCCCCTGCACGGGACCGGTATAATGATGGGGGCGTTTGACGGAGTTTTTTGGGAGCAGAGGACAGTGGCGCTGGCGCCCGATGACTTACTTCTGATTTACACCGATGGCTTAACGGAAGCGCAGCGGGAGAGTGAGTTTTACGGAGAGGAGAGATTGCAGAAGTCATTGTCGAACTGCCATTGCCTTTCAGCCGCGGAGGTGATTGCCGCAGTGCGCGGGAATGTGGAGGAGTTTATCCTGGATACGCCATTGACGGATGATATTACGCTTCTGGTTCTGCGGCGGCGGGCATAA
- a CDS encoding dihydrofolate reductase family protein, translating to MRPLRYSINLTLDGCFDHREGIADEELHRHAAEIIEQADALLFGRVTYEMMEAAWRVPAQTGARPDWMEEWMLPFARTIDAAKKYVVSSTLNRVDWNAELVPGDLGKAVRQLKQEPGKGLFVGGVKLAQSLTELGLIDEYEFILHPRLVGHGPTIFAGLAKHIDLKLVGRLEFGSGAMAMRYVPKR from the coding sequence ATGCGACCCCTACGGTATTCCATCAATCTCACATTGGATGGCTGCTTCGACCATCGCGAAGGCATCGCGGATGAAGAGTTGCATCGACACGCGGCCGAAATCATCGAACAGGCCGATGCGCTTCTCTTTGGCCGGGTGACTTACGAAATGATGGAGGCAGCATGGCGGGTGCCGGCGCAGACAGGCGCAAGACCGGATTGGATGGAAGAGTGGATGCTGCCTTTTGCCCGGACTATCGACGCGGCGAAGAAGTATGTTGTGTCAAGCACCCTGAATCGGGTCGATTGGAACGCGGAACTCGTGCCTGGAGACCTGGGAAAAGCCGTCCGGCAGCTCAAGCAGGAGCCGGGCAAGGGACTATTCGTGGGAGGCGTAAAGCTCGCGCAATCGTTGACGGAACTGGGATTGATCGATGAATATGAGTTCATACTGCATCCCAGACTCGTGGGCCATGGACCGACGATATTCGCGGGGCTTGCGAAACATATCGACTTAAAGCTCGTGGGCCGGCTGGAATTCGGTTCCGGGGCGATGGCCATGCGGTATGTGCCGAAAAGGTAG
- a CDS encoding dihydrofolate reductase family protein: MRKIIVISMITLDGVMQSPGGPREDTSGRFKYGGWTTSYGDEVGGKLVHKQMQQPVDYLLGRKTFDIWAPYWPKHADIWPRINQGAKYVVSRTRKKSGWKNSVFIRSVADIKKLKESQGPDIHVWGSGKLIQTLLKNDLVDELWLKIFPLTLGKGKKLFDNGTVPAAFTLMESTVTSSGVIIANYRRTGTVTIGAVRA; this comes from the coding sequence ATGAGAAAAATAATCGTTATATCAATGATTACTTTGGATGGCGTTATGCAGTCCCCTGGTGGACCCAGGGAAGATACATCAGGCCGTTTCAAATATGGCGGTTGGACTACATCGTATGGTGACGAAGTTGGCGGCAAGCTCGTTCATAAACAGATGCAGCAACCTGTGGATTACCTCTTGGGCAGAAAGACATTTGATATTTGGGCCCCCTATTGGCCCAAACATGCTGACATTTGGCCTCGCATAAATCAGGGCGCAAAATACGTTGTCTCGCGGACCAGGAAAAAATCAGGTTGGAAGAATTCCGTATTCATCAGAAGCGTGGCCGATATCAAGAAACTTAAAGAGTCACAAGGTCCTGACATTCACGTTTGGGGCAGTGGTAAGCTCATTCAGACACTACTCAAAAATGATTTAGTTGATGAACTCTGGCTCAAAATTTTCCCGTTGACTCTTGGTAAAGGAAAAAAGCTGTTCGATAATGGCACCGTTCCGGCAGCATTCACGCTAATGGAGAGTACGGTGACATCAAGCGGAGTGATCATTGCCAATTACAGACGAACAGGAACAGTCACGATAGGGGCTGTTAGAGCTTAA